A part of Streptomyces sp. NBC_01451 genomic DNA contains:
- a CDS encoding glycine--tRNA ligase encodes MAADKIDTIVSLSKRRGFVFPCSEIYGGQRAAWDYGPLGVELKENLKRQWWRYMVTSREDVVGIDSSVILASEVWVASGHVATFSDPLTECTSCHKRYRADHLEEAYEAKHHRLPENGLADINCPNCGNKGQFTEPKQFSGLLSTHLGPTQDSGSVAYLRPETAQGIFTNFSQVQTTSRRKPPFGIAQMGKSFRNEITPGNFIFRTREFEQMEMEFFVKPGEDEKWQEYWMQERWNWYTGLGLREENMRWYDHPAEKLSHYSKRTADIEYRFQFGGNEWGELEGVANRTDYDLTAHSKASGQDLSFFDQEAGERWTPYVIEPAAGVGRAMLAFLLDAYIEDEAPNAKGKMEKRTVLRLDPRLAPVKVAVLPLSRNPELSPKAKGLATALRQNWNIEFDDAGAIGRRYRRQDEIGTPFCVTVDFDTLDDNAVTVRERDTMKQERVSLDQIEGYLAQRLIGC; translated from the coding sequence GTGGCCGCCGACAAGATCGACACCATCGTCAGCCTGAGCAAGCGCCGTGGCTTCGTATTCCCGTGCAGTGAGATCTACGGCGGCCAGCGCGCCGCCTGGGACTACGGACCGCTGGGTGTCGAGCTCAAGGAGAACCTCAAGCGCCAGTGGTGGCGCTACATGGTGACGTCGCGCGAGGACGTCGTCGGTATCGACTCGTCCGTCATCCTGGCCTCCGAGGTCTGGGTGGCCTCCGGTCACGTCGCGACCTTCTCCGACCCGCTCACCGAGTGCACCTCCTGTCACAAGCGCTACCGCGCCGACCACCTGGAGGAGGCCTACGAGGCGAAGCACCACCGCCTCCCGGAGAACGGCCTCGCCGACATCAACTGCCCCAACTGCGGCAACAAGGGCCAGTTCACCGAGCCCAAGCAGTTCTCCGGTCTGCTGTCGACGCACCTCGGCCCGACCCAGGACTCCGGTTCGGTCGCCTACCTGCGCCCCGAGACCGCCCAGGGCATCTTCACCAACTTCTCCCAGGTGCAGACCACTTCGCGCCGCAAGCCGCCGTTCGGCATCGCCCAGATGGGCAAGTCGTTCCGCAACGAGATCACGCCCGGCAACTTCATCTTCCGCACCCGCGAGTTCGAGCAGATGGAGATGGAGTTCTTCGTCAAGCCGGGCGAGGACGAGAAGTGGCAGGAGTACTGGATGCAGGAGCGCTGGAACTGGTACACCGGCCTCGGCCTCCGCGAGGAGAACATGCGCTGGTACGACCACCCGGCCGAGAAGCTCTCGCACTACTCCAAGCGCACCGCCGACATCGAGTACCGCTTCCAGTTCGGCGGCAACGAGTGGGGTGAGCTGGAGGGCGTCGCCAACCGCACGGACTACGACCTCACGGCCCACTCCAAGGCCTCCGGCCAGGACCTCTCCTTCTTCGACCAGGAGGCCGGCGAGCGCTGGACGCCGTACGTCATCGAGCCCGCCGCCGGTGTCGGCCGCGCGATGCTGGCGTTCCTCCTCGACGCGTACATCGAGGACGAGGCGCCCAACGCCAAGGGCAAGATGGAGAAGCGCACCGTGCTGCGCCTCGACCCGCGCCTGGCGCCGGTCAAGGTCGCGGTCCTGCCGCTGTCCCGCAACCCCGAGCTGTCCCCGAAGGCCAAGGGCCTGGCCACCGCCCTGCGCCAGAACTGGAACATCGAGTTCGACGACGCGGGCGCCATCGGCCGCCGCTACCGGCGCCAGGACGAGATCGGTACGCCGTTCTGCGTCACGGTCGACTTCGACACGCTCGACGACAACGCGGTGACGGTTCGCGAGCGGGACACGATGAAGCAGGAGCGCGTGTCGCTGGACCAGATCGAGGGGTACCTGGCTCAGCGTCTGATCGGCTGCTAG
- a CDS encoding response regulator transcription factor produces the protein MADPVTHDQPPLRAVIADDQALVRTGFGMILAADGIEVTAEAADGAEAVAAVRRTRPDVVLMDIRMPGMDGIEATRRILADDAPEAGGTRVVILTTYDLDHYVYAALTAGACGFLLKDVTPEHLVASVHLVQSGDALLAPAITRRLIERFAHRQEPSRSPAGHADLSGLTPRELEVLRLMATGLSNAELAEHLFLSPTTVKTHVGRILSKLELRDRVQAVVLAYETGLIAPGGEP, from the coding sequence GTGGCGGACCCCGTGACCCACGACCAGCCACCTCTCCGAGCCGTCATCGCCGACGACCAGGCGCTGGTCCGCACGGGCTTCGGGATGATCCTGGCCGCCGACGGCATCGAGGTGACCGCCGAGGCGGCCGACGGGGCCGAGGCGGTGGCCGCCGTACGCCGTACCCGGCCCGACGTGGTCCTCATGGACATCCGGATGCCGGGCATGGACGGCATCGAGGCCACGCGGCGGATCCTCGCCGACGACGCCCCGGAGGCCGGGGGAACCCGCGTCGTCATCCTCACCACCTACGACCTCGACCACTACGTGTACGCCGCCCTGACCGCCGGTGCCTGCGGCTTCCTCCTCAAGGACGTCACCCCGGAACACCTGGTGGCCTCCGTACACCTGGTCCAGTCCGGCGACGCCCTGCTGGCACCCGCGATCACCCGCCGTCTGATCGAACGCTTCGCGCACCGCCAGGAGCCCTCGCGATCCCCCGCCGGGCACGCGGACCTGTCGGGTCTGACACCCCGTGAGCTGGAGGTCCTGCGGCTGATGGCGACGGGTCTGAGCAACGCCGAACTGGCGGAACACCTGTTCCTGAGCCCGACCACGGTCAAGACGCACGTCGGCCGCATCCTGTCGAAACTGGAGCTGCGGGACCGGGTCCAGGCGGTCGTACTGGCCTATGAGACGGGCCTGATCGCCCCCGGTGGCGAGCCCTGA
- a CDS encoding MFS transporter: MTDTSTSPTASVRSPAGPPVLGGLGLFTVLLGAALPLIDFFIVNVALPTIGRDLAASEAVLELVVAGYGVSYAVLLVLGGRLGDLFGRRRLFLGGMAAFAVTSLACGLAPTAWTLVAARIAQGAASAAMLPQVLATIQSATAGPRRARAMGLYGATAGLSMVAGQILGGVLVAADIAGTGWRSVFLVNVPVVLLGLVLAARSVPETRSQHPEPVDVPGTLLLGVALITLLAPLTEGRAAGWPLWTWLSLATFPFAAAAFYAIERGADRKGRTPLVPPTLFALTSLRRGLLMIVPFAIGFSGFMFVIAVALQQGAGLGPVRAGLALAPMAVTFFGVSLAGPRLVARYGTRVVTVGGLIQGVGVALIAVAVWRSWPDLGLVELLPGAAVAGAGQALQLPVLFRIILSEVEPARAGVGSGVMVTTQQSALALGVATLGTLFLSLAPGMGMRDALVTTLVVQVGGIALTTLLSLRLPRKIG, translated from the coding sequence GTGACCGACACAAGCACCTCACCCACCGCCTCTGTCCGTTCTCCGGCCGGACCGCCCGTACTCGGCGGACTCGGACTGTTCACCGTGCTCCTCGGCGCGGCCCTCCCGCTCATCGACTTCTTCATCGTCAACGTCGCCCTGCCCACCATCGGCCGGGACCTCGCGGCGAGCGAGGCCGTCCTCGAACTGGTGGTCGCCGGGTACGGGGTCTCGTACGCCGTCCTGCTCGTCCTCGGCGGGCGGCTCGGCGACCTCTTCGGCCGACGCCGGCTCTTCCTGGGCGGCATGGCGGCCTTCGCCGTCACCTCGCTGGCCTGCGGTCTGGCGCCGACCGCCTGGACCCTGGTGGCGGCCCGGATCGCACAGGGCGCGGCGTCGGCGGCGATGCTGCCGCAGGTGCTCGCGACGATCCAGTCCGCGACGGCGGGCCCGCGCCGCGCCAGGGCGATGGGCCTGTACGGCGCGACGGCGGGCCTGTCGATGGTGGCGGGCCAGATCCTCGGCGGCGTACTGGTGGCCGCCGACATCGCGGGCACGGGCTGGCGCTCGGTGTTCCTGGTGAACGTGCCGGTGGTGCTGCTCGGTCTGGTCCTGGCCGCCCGGTCGGTCCCCGAGACCCGCTCGCAGCACCCGGAACCGGTGGACGTCCCCGGCACACTCCTCCTGGGGGTCGCCCTGATCACACTGCTGGCCCCGCTCACCGAGGGCCGGGCGGCGGGCTGGCCGCTGTGGACCTGGCTGTCGCTGGCCACGTTCCCGTTCGCCGCGGCGGCGTTCTACGCGATCGAGCGCGGCGCCGACCGCAAGGGCCGCACTCCACTCGTACCGCCGACGCTCTTCGCGCTGACGTCGCTGCGCAGGGGCCTGCTGATGATCGTGCCGTTCGCGATCGGCTTCAGCGGCTTCATGTTCGTGATCGCGGTAGCCCTGCAACAGGGCGCGGGCCTGGGTCCGGTGCGGGCGGGGCTGGCGCTGGCCCCGATGGCGGTGACGTTCTTCGGCGTCTCCCTGGCCGGACCGCGTCTGGTCGCCCGGTACGGCACCCGGGTCGTCACCGTCGGCGGCCTGATCCAGGGGGTGGGCGTGGCTCTCATCGCCGTCGCGGTGTGGCGTTCCTGGCCGGACCTGGGGCTGGTGGAACTGCTGCCGGGTGCGGCGGTCGCGGGTGCGGGGCAGGCGCTTCAGCTCCCCGTGCTGTTCCGGATCATCCTCTCGGAGGTCGAGCCGGCCCGGGCGGGCGTCGGCAGCGGGGTGATGGTCACGACCCAGCAGTCCGCGCTGGCGCTGGGCGTGGCGACCCTGGGCACGCTGTTCCTCTCCCTGGCCCCGGGTATGGGCATGCGGGACGCGCTGGTGACGACGCTGGTGGTGCAGGTGGGAGGCATCGCGCTGACGACACTGCTCAGCCTGCGGCTGCCGCGGAAGATCGGGTGA
- a CDS encoding helix-turn-helix transcriptional regulator gives MARRERRRPGARGSDIRRHELAVFLRSRRERITPEQVGLPRGRRRRTPGLRREEVAQLSAVGVTWYTWLEQARAIQVSEQVLDALARTLLLDASERAHLFQLAGAVDPTPAASCPTITPALRELLRALDPIPACIQNSRYDIQAYNRTYSRLMGDLDAVPPEDRNLMLLVYTNEEWRSSVVLLEETMRVMAAKLRVQQAAHLGDPAWKLMLKRLRTESPEFCAIWERYEVVSALGKTKQFRNPYVGLLTVDHTDLWLAPELGTRLVTLVPTDEETRARLEKLYSMVLAGEREAGSGARELRAGS, from the coding sequence GTGGCTCGGCGGGAGCGGCGGCGGCCCGGCGCGCGCGGCTCGGACATCCGGCGCCACGAGCTCGCCGTCTTCCTGCGCAGCCGCCGCGAGCGCATCACCCCCGAGCAGGTCGGCCTGCCGCGCGGCAGACGCCGCCGTACGCCGGGCCTGCGCCGCGAGGAGGTCGCCCAGCTCTCCGCGGTGGGCGTCACCTGGTACACCTGGCTCGAACAGGCGCGCGCGATCCAGGTCTCCGAACAGGTGCTCGACGCCCTCGCTCGCACCCTGCTCCTCGACGCGAGCGAACGCGCCCACCTCTTCCAGCTGGCCGGAGCCGTCGACCCCACCCCCGCCGCGAGCTGCCCGACGATCACTCCCGCCCTGCGTGAACTCCTGCGCGCCCTCGACCCCATCCCGGCGTGCATCCAGAACAGCCGGTACGACATCCAGGCGTACAACCGCACCTACAGCCGCCTCATGGGCGACCTGGACGCCGTGCCGCCCGAGGACCGCAACCTCATGCTGCTCGTCTACACGAACGAGGAGTGGCGCTCGTCGGTCGTCCTGCTCGAAGAGACGATGCGGGTGATGGCGGCCAAGCTCCGCGTCCAGCAGGCGGCCCATCTCGGCGACCCCGCCTGGAAGCTGATGCTGAAGCGGCTGCGCACCGAGTCCCCGGAGTTCTGCGCGATCTGGGAGCGGTACGAGGTGGTCAGCGCCCTGGGCAAGACCAAGCAGTTCCGCAATCCGTACGTCGGCCTGCTCACCGTCGACCACACCGACCTCTGGCTCGCCCCGGAACTGGGCACCCGCCTGGTGACCCTGGTCCCGACGGACGAGGAGACGCGCGCACGCCTGGAGAAGCTGTACTCGATGGTCCTGGCCGGGGAGCGCGAAGCGGGAAGCGGGGCGCGGGAGCTGAGGGCGGGGAGCTGA
- a CDS encoding MFS transporter has product MSELSPRRRMLVLAICCMSLLIVSLDVTVLNVALPSMERDLGASVAGMQWALDAYTLVLASLLMLAGSTADRIGRRRVFLTGLVLFTLGSVLCSLAPSLDWLIVFRMIQAVGGSMLNPVAMSIITNTFTDPRERARAIGVWGGVVGISMAAGPIIGGLLVDSVGWRSIFWINLPVGLVALLLTLRYVPESRAPKARRPDPVGQVLVIALLGSLTYAIIEAPSSPATHTLAFGAVSLAALLGLLYYEPRRTEPLIDLRFFRSAPFSGATVIAVSAFAALSGFLFLSTLYLQNVRGLSALHAGLWMLPMAVMCFVCAPLSGRLVGSRGPRFSLLTAGVAMTVSGVLFAGFDAESSNVTLVIGYFVFGLGFGFVNAPITNTAVSGMPRSQAGVAAAVASTSRQTGGTLGVAVIGAVLASGIGAGPYKEVFAAAARPGWWIIAGCGLAVLVLGAVTTGGWARRTAERAAGRLEDGDGASGSASRDDGGEAEGEGGDADVRGASEARTAG; this is encoded by the coding sequence ATGTCCGAGCTGAGTCCCCGCCGCCGCATGCTGGTGCTCGCGATCTGCTGCATGAGCCTGCTGATCGTGAGCCTCGACGTCACCGTGCTCAACGTCGCGCTCCCCTCCATGGAGAGGGATCTGGGCGCGAGCGTGGCCGGTATGCAGTGGGCGCTCGACGCGTACACGCTGGTGCTGGCCTCGCTGCTGATGCTGGCGGGCTCGACCGCCGACCGGATCGGCCGCCGCCGGGTCTTCCTGACCGGGCTGGTGCTGTTCACGCTCGGCTCGGTGCTCTGCTCGCTCGCCCCGAGCCTCGACTGGCTCATCGTGTTCCGCATGATCCAGGCGGTCGGCGGCTCGATGCTCAACCCGGTCGCCATGTCGATCATCACCAACACCTTCACCGACCCGCGCGAGCGGGCCCGGGCGATCGGGGTGTGGGGCGGGGTGGTCGGCATTTCCATGGCCGCCGGCCCGATCATCGGCGGCCTGCTCGTGGACTCCGTCGGCTGGCGCTCGATCTTCTGGATCAACCTACCGGTGGGCCTCGTCGCGCTCCTGCTGACCCTGCGGTACGTCCCCGAGTCCCGGGCGCCCAAGGCCCGCCGCCCGGACCCGGTCGGCCAGGTCCTGGTCATCGCGCTGCTCGGCTCGCTGACGTACGCGATCATCGAGGCGCCGAGTTCGCCGGCCACCCACACGCTCGCCTTCGGAGCGGTCTCCCTGGCCGCGCTGCTCGGACTGCTCTATTACGAGCCCCGGCGCACCGAACCCCTCATCGACCTGCGGTTCTTCCGGTCGGCGCCGTTCAGCGGGGCGACCGTGATCGCGGTCAGCGCGTTCGCGGCGCTGAGCGGATTCCTGTTCCTGTCGACGCTGTACCTGCAGAACGTGCGGGGGCTGTCCGCACTGCACGCCGGTCTGTGGATGCTGCCGATGGCGGTGATGTGCTTCGTGTGCGCGCCGCTCTCGGGGCGGCTGGTCGGCAGCCGGGGGCCACGGTTCTCGCTGCTCACGGCAGGGGTCGCGATGACGGTGAGCGGGGTCCTGTTCGCCGGGTTCGACGCGGAGTCGTCGAACGTGACGCTGGTCATCGGGTACTTCGTGTTCGGCCTCGGCTTCGGCTTCGTCAACGCGCCCATCACCAACACGGCCGTCTCGGGCATGCCCCGGTCCCAGGCCGGGGTGGCCGCCGCGGTCGCCTCCACCAGCCGTCAGACCGGCGGCACGCTGGGGGTCGCGGTGATCGGCGCGGTGCTGGCGTCGGGCATCGGGGCGGGCCCGTACAAGGAGGTGTTCGCCGCCGCGGCGCGGCCCGGCTGGTGGATCATCGCGGGCTGCGGTCTGGCCGTACTGGTCCTGGGCGCCGTCACGACCGGCGGCTGGGCCCGGCGGACGGCGGAGCGGGCGGCCGGACGCCTGGAGGACGGAGACGGCGCGAGCGGGAGCGCCTCGCGTGACGACGGAGGCGAGGCCGAGGGCGAGGGCGGGGATGCTGACGTGCGGGGCGCCTCGGAGGCGCGCACCGCGGGGTGA
- the dusB gene encoding tRNA dihydrouridine synthase DusB, which translates to MSTPVTAPASLLRIGPHTVQPPVVLAPMAGITNAPFRTLCREFSGGKGLFVSEMITTRALVERNEKTMQLIHFDATEKPRSIQLYGVDPATVGKAVRMIAEEDRADHIDLNFGCPVPKVTRKGGGSALPYKRHLLRAILREAVSGAGDIPVTMKMRKGIDDDHITYLDAGRIAVEEGVTAIALHGRTAAQHYGGTADWDAIARLKEHVPEIPVLGNGDIWSAEDALRMVRETGCDGVVVGRGCLGRPWLFADLVAAFEGRTDAIARPSLREVADIMVRHATLLGEWIGDEPRGVIDFRKHVAWYLKGFAVGSEMRKRLAITSSLEELRAGLDELDLDQAWPLGADGPRGRTSGNNRVVLPEGWLKDPYDCAGVSEDAELDTSGG; encoded by the coding sequence ATGTCCACGCCCGTCACCGCCCCCGCAAGCCTCCTCCGCATCGGCCCGCACACCGTGCAGCCGCCCGTCGTCCTCGCGCCCATGGCCGGGATCACGAACGCGCCCTTCCGCACCCTGTGCCGGGAGTTCAGCGGCGGCAAGGGCCTGTTCGTCAGCGAGATGATCACGACCCGGGCGCTGGTCGAACGCAACGAGAAGACCATGCAGCTGATCCACTTCGACGCGACGGAGAAGCCGCGCTCGATCCAGCTGTACGGCGTCGACCCGGCGACCGTCGGCAAGGCCGTCCGCATGATCGCGGAGGAGGACCGCGCCGACCACATCGACCTCAACTTCGGGTGCCCCGTCCCGAAGGTGACGCGGAAGGGCGGCGGCTCGGCACTCCCGTACAAGCGGCACCTGCTGCGCGCGATCCTGCGCGAGGCGGTGTCCGGCGCCGGGGACATCCCCGTCACGATGAAGATGCGCAAGGGCATCGACGACGACCACATCACCTACCTCGACGCCGGCCGGATCGCGGTGGAGGAGGGCGTGACGGCCATCGCGCTGCACGGCCGCACCGCCGCCCAGCACTACGGCGGCACGGCCGACTGGGACGCGATCGCCCGCCTCAAGGAGCACGTGCCGGAGATCCCCGTCCTCGGCAACGGCGACATCTGGTCGGCCGAGGACGCCCTGCGGATGGTCCGGGAGACCGGGTGCGACGGAGTCGTGGTCGGACGCGGGTGCCTCGGGCGGCCGTGGCTGTTCGCGGACCTGGTGGCCGCCTTCGAGGGACGTACGGACGCCATCGCGCGCCCGTCCCTCCGCGAGGTCGCCGACATCATGGTCCGGCACGCCACGCTGCTCGGCGAGTGGATCGGGGACGAGCCGCGCGGGGTCATCGACTTCCGCAAGCACGTCGCCTGGTACCTGAAGGGCTTCGCGGTCGGCTCGGAGATGCGCAAGCGCCTCGCGATCACGTCGTCCCTGGAGGAACTCCGTGCCGGCCTGGACGAGTTGGACCTCGACCAGGCCTGGCCGCTCGGCGCCGACGGGCCCCGTGGCCGTACGTCCGGCAACAACCGGGTGGTGCTGCCGGAGGGCTGGCTGAAGGACCCGTACGACTGCGCGGGCGTGAGCGAGGACGCGGAGTTGGACACGTCCGGGGGGTGA
- a CDS encoding CDP-alcohol phosphatidyltransferase: MPLFTRTNPSTDATPEGPSEAPSEVPSSQGQAVTEATDAAGTAVEEPEATARPAAEPTPGPAAGKQPTSAVDPAEPAIEPDPGPDPASETPDKATSKATEGTDAAEVSDAADTAEAAEVTEVTDAPDAADRAEPDQAATKADWRTRRPVAARNLGWAATALSALLVLVALQMPNTFGNLRITEFLRLPAEAIVGAVVLLAMPRRPRVITAACIGVFLGAVTVVNLLDMGFVEFLGRHFNVLLDWALLSDAQSYLTDSFGAVGSIAATIGVFLLVLFLLAGTALATVRLSNQLARHNAVATKGALIAGTVWITCMSLGLTVGGVPIASDHTAGVVKVHARRVSDTLRDEAEFKELAKNDPFAKTPGDQLVPDLRGKDVIFTFIESYGRSAIEDPIMSPGVDQTLADQAQALTDAGFAAKSGWLTSATYGGSSWLGHSTFLSGLWINNQQRYRTLVNSDRLTLPEVFRRTGDWRTVGVMPGVQKSWPEAKFYGLEKNYASKDLGYKGPKFSWSTMPDQYTLEAYQRLEHGRKQAKPLMSEIILTSSHQPWAPLPKTVPQDELGDGTVFNAIQKAGKNPKDVLYNGPEAKAEYGKSIQYSVTSLIDWLTRYGTDNTVLVFLGDHQPMSRVSGSNASRDVPVSVVAKDPKVLDKIADWNWTDGLRPAHNAPVWKMSAFRDKFLTAYGSTPHP; encoded by the coding sequence GTGCCTCTGTTCACTCGCACCAACCCATCGACGGACGCCACCCCCGAGGGACCTTCCGAGGCACCGTCCGAGGTGCCTTCGAGCCAGGGCCAGGCCGTCACTGAAGCAACCGATGCCGCCGGTACGGCGGTCGAGGAGCCGGAGGCGACGGCTCGACCGGCCGCCGAGCCGACTCCCGGACCGGCGGCCGGAAAGCAGCCCACGTCCGCCGTGGACCCCGCCGAGCCCGCCATCGAGCCGGACCCGGGCCCGGACCCGGCCTCGGAAACGCCGGACAAGGCCACCAGCAAGGCCACCGAGGGCACTGACGCCGCTGAGGTATCAGACGCAGCAGACACCGCTGAGGCTGCTGAGGTCACTGAGGTGACCGACGCGCCCGACGCGGCCGACAGGGCAGAGCCCGACCAGGCGGCGACCAAGGCCGACTGGCGTACCCGGCGCCCCGTCGCCGCCCGCAACCTGGGCTGGGCGGCGACCGCCCTCTCCGCGCTTCTCGTTCTCGTCGCCCTGCAGATGCCGAACACCTTCGGCAACCTGCGGATCACCGAGTTCCTGCGGCTCCCGGCCGAGGCGATCGTCGGGGCCGTCGTGCTGCTCGCGATGCCGCGCCGGCCGCGCGTGATCACGGCCGCGTGCATCGGCGTCTTCCTGGGCGCGGTCACCGTGGTGAACCTGCTGGACATGGGCTTCGTCGAGTTCCTGGGCCGGCACTTCAACGTGCTGCTCGACTGGGCGCTGCTGAGCGACGCGCAGTCGTACCTCACCGACTCCTTCGGCGCGGTGGGGTCGATCGCCGCCACCATCGGGGTGTTCCTGCTCGTGCTGTTCCTGCTCGCCGGGACGGCCCTCGCGACCGTGCGGCTCAGCAATCAGCTGGCCCGCCACAACGCCGTCGCCACCAAGGGCGCGCTCATCGCCGGCACCGTCTGGATCACCTGCATGTCCCTGGGCCTCACGGTCGGCGGAGTGCCGATCGCGTCGGACCACACCGCCGGGGTCGTCAAGGTGCACGCGCGGCGGGTGAGCGACACCCTGCGCGACGAGGCGGAGTTCAAGGAGCTGGCGAAGAACGACCCGTTCGCCAAGACGCCGGGTGACCAGCTGGTGCCGGACCTGCGCGGCAAGGACGTCATCTTCACGTTCATCGAGAGCTACGGCCGCAGTGCGATCGAGGACCCGATCATGTCGCCCGGCGTCGACCAGACGCTCGCCGACCAGGCGCAGGCCCTCACGGACGCCGGGTTCGCCGCGAAGAGCGGCTGGCTGACCTCGGCGACGTACGGCGGCAGCAGCTGGCTCGGCCACTCCACGTTCCTGTCGGGCCTGTGGATCAACAACCAGCAGCGCTACCGCACCCTCGTCAACAGCGACCGCCTCACCCTCCCCGAAGTGTTCCGGCGCACCGGCGACTGGCGGACGGTCGGCGTGATGCCGGGCGTGCAGAAGAGCTGGCCGGAGGCGAAGTTCTACGGCCTGGAGAAGAACTACGCGTCGAAGGACCTCGGTTACAAGGGGCCGAAGTTCAGCTGGTCGACCATGCCGGACCAGTACACGCTGGAGGCCTACCAGCGCCTGGAGCACGGTAGGAAGCAGGCCAAGCCGCTGATGTCGGAGATCATCCTGACGTCGAGCCACCAGCCCTGGGCGCCGCTTCCGAAGACGGTGCCGCAGGACGAGCTCGGCGACGGCACGGTGTTCAACGCGATCCAGAAGGCGGGCAAGAACCCGAAGGACGTCCTCTACAACGGCCCCGAGGCCAAGGCGGAGTACGGCAAGTCGATCCAGTACTCGGTCACCAGCCTCATCGACTGGCTGACCCGGTACGGCACCGACAACACCGTCCTCGTCTTCCTAGGCGACCACCAGCCCATGTCCCGGGTCAGCGGCAGCAACGCCAGCCGTGACGTGCCGGTGTCGGTCGTCGCCAAGGACCCGAAGGTCCTCGACAAGATCGCCGACTGGAACTGGACGGACGGCCTGCGCCCCGCCCACAACGCCCCGGTCTGGAAGATGAGCGCCTTCCGCGACAAGTTCCTCACGGCATACGGCTCAACACCGCACCCGTAA